The following are from one region of the Salvia splendens isolate huo1 chromosome 2, SspV2, whole genome shotgun sequence genome:
- the LOC121771630 gene encoding germin-like protein 9-3 has product MNKNILLIAALALVLALVQISMAGDPDILTDFIVPLNTPPPADGGFFTFTGFRALVTAPFPPTFKVFKAGMEQFPALNGQSVSYAVLMYPSGTVNPVHTHPRSAELLFLVQGSLEVGFVDSTNKLYTQSLQQGDVFVFPKGLVHFQYNADAKNPAVAISAFGSANAGTVSLPNTLFNSTIDDTVLALSFKTDVATIQKLKAGLHG; this is encoded by the coding sequence atGAATAAAAACATCCTCCTCATAGCTGCCCTTGCCCTCGTCCTCGCCCTCGTCCAGATCTCCATGGCAGGGGACCCCGACATCCTCACGGACTTCATCGTCCCACTAAACACGCCACCCCCGGCCGACGGGGGATTCTTCACATTCACCGGGTTCCGGGCCCTAGTGACAGCCCCCTTCCCCCCGACATTCAAGGTGTTCAAGGCCGGCATGGAGCAGTTCCCCGCTCTAAACGGGCAAAGCGTCTCGTACGCAGTGCTGATGTACCCCTCGGGCACGGTGAACCCGGTCCACACGCACCCGCGGTCCGCTGAGCTCCTCTTCCTCGTGCAGGGCTCCCTCGAGGTCGGGTTCGTCGACTCCACCAACAAGCTCTACACGCAGAGCCTTCAGCAAGGGGATGTTTTCGTGTTCCCGAAAGGACTCGTGCACTTCCAGTACAACGCAGACGCCAAGAATCCGGCCGTTGCCATCTCCGCCTTCGGGAGTGCGAATGCGGGAACTGTTTCGCTGCCGAACACTCTGTTTAATAGCACCATTGATGACACTGTTTTGGCTCTGTCGTTCAAGACTGATGTTGCCACCATTCAGAAACTCAAAGCTGGCTTGCACGGATAG